The nucleotide window TATATTGGTATGCAGAGAGCAGCAGTGCGGTGCCATTCGGTGAGTCTGCACTCCACATGGCAGGAGGAGTACAGGGGCTCCAGTTCACTCGATGCTCCTCTCTGGATGTTCACCCTGCATCCCGTCATTACAACTCCCTGACCCAGAACATGTTTCATCCATTCTTGGTATTGCTTGCAGTATCATCACAGTAACTCAAAGGTGCAGTGTGTTGAACTGTCAGAAGTATTCTTACAATCCTGTTGCGGTTTGCATAGAGTTGCTTGTCATCGTAAGGCCCTCACAGACACAATCTCAATATTACCTCCAACCTTTGCCTTCTCATAACAGAACAAAGGGCAATTTATTGATTCAGTGACACTGTagtttaaataaaacacttctTAATACCATATCTGATTAGACAGCTTGCAGAGATTAGCCTTGTGCTCTTCATGAAAATCCATGCTTAAAGAACAATGCTGCCCAAATTTAACCTGTATTTTCCAACCATAGTAATTGGTAATGCTTTATTTAAGAGTTCAGATGATTGGTAGTTTACCCCCTTCTTTGTCTACAATGTATTTGTATGAAGCAAGTGTccaaaaacatgttgttttcagATCTGAAGCACCAGTGACAATGCAGCAGGTCTACTACAACCCACAGAGTCTCTATTCTGATTAACCGTTGCATCTTTGGGGTACGCACACACAATCCTTTCCTAGAGAAAACATTAGTTACTGTTCTCTAGAGTCTCTAATGTGTTCAAATTCATCTAACTGTTGTCTAAAAATGCATCCCACACAGATGGCCTTTTTGTAGTGATGGGTATAGCGTAGCCTACTTACTTCACTGATGGCTCCCCACTGGGCCCAGCTGCTTGTAGCTTTTTCTAGCTTTTTGTAAGGATGCAAAACATAGTGTCCATCATGGCTGTATGGGGAAATTCTTCTGATTTTGTTGTGCAAATTTTCACAGTGACATTCTTTGACACATCCTGAGCACACAAATCTGGCAGGGATGGATTCCAGTTCTTGCAGCATAGCCTCACTATGCCCACAGAAACACCAAGACTCTCCTATTGTGTATAGTGAAAGTTCTCATTGCTCTTCTTGTcacttctctgtctcttgttcttgttctcctcAGTTCAGCATCTGTATATTCCTGCTCAAATATATATCCCTGGCCACTGAACTAGAGGTGTGCcactgcaaacagaaaaaatcgAGTTCCACCATATTTGCAATAATGTCAACATCTGCTGGATAGCAGAGAGATACATGTGCTTGAAGCTGCACCTTTTTTGCAAATGGAAACCAAAACTCAAATGTTGCAAAAGACGGCCATGTTTATGACTATTTTAATTACAGGCACTCAGCTTTGTATTGCAAGCAAGCCAGATttgaaaacaacatgtttttggAGAGCTAGTGATTCTTTTGACACTTGACCCATGCAAATGCATTGCAGACTCTGATGGAGGTAAAGTACAGATCACTGTCACTTTACAATGAATTGTTTGATTGCACTTTGGTCACAACTGATCACTATGGTTGGCAATTTGGTAAAATGATGCCCACGTTGAAATTGAGCAGAGCTGTCCTTTAAACAGATTTAACAAATCTCAGCATCTTGAACAACTTCTAAACTTCTGTCAGCACTCAAGCCTAATTTTGTTATGTCACAATTCTTGAAAATTAAAGGAACATGCCAGCATTTTGAGAAAAATACCCTTTCTTCTGACTCACCCAGActaagacaagatgttcaataacattttcaaatctatacatccactggttcagttaCCATGGGTAAATGGGTATCTTTCCATCTGATGCAGTGATCCATGCAAATTCCAAGATGTATATATCTTgcgtaaataagacagctttggagttggtGTAAGGTTTACTTTTCACTTTGATATAGCTAGGCTAataactcccatagacttcaagtctttatgttAAGCTAAAAGGAATCAATCTACTGGAcaaacatgtgaaaatggtactgaacatcttgtctcagtctgggtaagttttAAAAAGGGTATGTTTCTCAAAACCTTCAAGTACTCCTTTAGCTCTCTCTGGTGTatattttccctttaaaatcGAACAAGGACATAGAGAACATACAGCCATAGCATTTCAGGTGCATACTCTCCACAGTATTTCTTCCACTTTGAACTGCAGAATTTACCTGCAGTGTCTTTCCGAAGAAGCTCAGCACCTGACTGTTTCTTTATATGTGCTTTTTGGTTCTTCTTGTCTCactcagacaaaaaaatgacataccAACGGTGATTATgcatacacaaaaatatatagcTCTTTAAAGTGCCCAACAGACTCCCTTTATGGTATTGCTTCAAGCCAGTGATTTAAGACTAGAGGCACATACAACAgctctgaaaaacacaacaagtcTCTGACCACCACCAGAAACATGGTGGTGGTCAGTGGTCACTTGGTATCactatttcacatttcactatACAGTACAATCATTTCAGACCTGTTGTGATTTAGGGAGGTACATTTATGTCTAACCTGACACAGTGTTTACCCCATCTGTCCCATTCTCCagaggtatttaaaaaaaacagacattcagTGTCTTGAATGTGCAACAGTTGTATATTATAAATGCAGCTAACATTGTATTTCATTGGTTGGAGTTTATGCATTAAGTTATGGATGAAAATATACATTCCTTTCCTGATATGAAGATTGGTATTTGACAAATAGTCCCAGTTTGGCACAGTCAATGGGCAACATCAAGAGGGTCACTTGTCCTATTTCTTGCTTAATCAGGTTATAGTTGAACTTCAGCCCCCTACTCTGCCTGCTCATGAAACACTGACCCCATGCTCACATTAAATATAACTTTATGGGTCATTCGGTATATGCGTGGGCAGAGGGCACTCTGGCTCATCTGCATTTCCAGCATAATGGgtatttttttcactgcactgcagctgaaagtgatTACTTATTGCAAGGAgtaaaacactgaatgaatgtCGATCATTATTTAGGAGAAGCGAGCAATTTCCGTTTAGGGGCACACCGTAAGATATGGGAACATGTGTCTGATCCAGGCATGTCCAGGGCCATTTAGAGCCACATGACCGAATAGTGCATAGCCTTGCCAGGATTAGCACAATGAAATCAGCATGGTGTGTGATGGGAGTTACAATTAACCTCAGAGCTGATGCTACCGGCATTACACAGGTATATTAGAACAGGTATTCCAAAAAgtacataattctattttcaaGCACTGTGTCTAAAATCTGGCCCATGTTGCTTAACATGCTTCGAATGCATTGGTTATTTGTCTTAAAAGCAGCATCATCGGAGGgtcattcatttttctgtagGGGTGGGGTTGGGTAGGTGTTTCAGGGGATTGTctatcatttcagttcagtagCTTGTTGTATTATTACTGTTGCATTTGCTGAGTTtcataaaatgttttgcaaTATGTAGTTGTCCTCGTTAACAGACAAGTGTAGAAGCGCTAACAGGCACCTGTGTTTTGTATCAAGCAAAGAAAAGTTAGTATAAAGAGCTGGGCTGAATCCTTACAATGTtctttcagtaaaaaaaaataccctttaTTTTACTAAGTTGTTAGTTAAAACTGGAAAAGATACCAGTGTGGGTTTGTGGATAGATATCTACAAATATCCATTGATATCCAGCAGAGATGTCAGGAGAAATAGTTTGAAATTATAAGACTACACAGCACTCTCAAAatcatattttgattttgatctAGTTTACCATCTTATTGAAGATCTGCTGTGGATTTTGTGTTGAAGGAGGATTTAGCCCAGCTCTAACTGCTTACATTGCTTTATTCCCTGTTTCAAGCATTTGAACAAAGaaatgttattgttttgaaGTCATATGAAAAACAGTCAAAGGCTCAGTTTTTTTATGCAGCCTGGCTGTAGccacagaaaatatttcacatGTCATGGCCACAAACTACTTCACAACTGTGTGACATGAGATATACTATATCTCTTTCCCTAAATTGGATTATTTGATCCACAAAATTTGATTACTTATGCCCAAAAATTAACACATTCCTTTAATTTAATAAAGTGCACTCAAATGTGCATATGTTAATCAAGAAGTTTTTAAGTTATAACTTCAAAAGAAGCCTTCTACCAGAGACACAAAGGTTACAGGGAAGAATGGACAACCATATCAGATTTTCACTCCCTTAGagtgaaaatcaaaacaaaatagacTTGTTTTGTCATCCCTCTGTATTGGCTGTAATAGACAAAATGCAAAGGCCTTCATCTAGAAAAACAGGCAAATTCACAATAGCTGCGACATGTGCACGCATGCATCCATGTGAGCAcccattcacactcacacacaacttCACAAACACTTGACCTCCCAAGGCAAATTTCAGCCTCACAGGTAGAAAGCTGTGGTTGCTATAGGGTGGGCACAGCTTTGTGGACCAATGAACGGATAGACTTTTGTGCTCCAATGAGCTGATGGATCAACAGAATGAGATGGTGGAGTGAACACGCACCACTGAGAAAGGAACCACTGCTGAGTCCAACGATAACCCCCACAGTGTCTACAACAAATGGTTCATGAGTTATCAAAGGGGGCATGGCTATAGTGTAGGGGCAGGAGTGAGCAAATTACCAACATTACAGTTGTAAATGCTAGAAAACACAATAGTAGACAATATGACAACAGAGGCAGCAGGAAGCCTCAACCgaggcagcacacacagacacacacacacacacacacacacacacagaggacgatgaccagccacagagcagctgcagcagccaggTAGAGGGGGATGACAATAGGCGGAGATAATGAAAAGCAGTTTTGGTGGTGTTTTTCATGCGAGTGACTAGTCTAGAGCCAAAAATTACGCCAAGGTTTTTTAGAGTTTTAAGAGATGAGGCAGTTGTCAAAGTGGggtaatgaataaaaagatgcTTTTGCGTAGAAGGACCAATGGCCTGCATTTCAGTCTTGCCAGCATTAAGCATTAGGAAGTCTGAAGACACCTAAATTTTAATTGTACACAGACACGTCTTAAAGGTTAGCCAATACAGAGCAGTCATTGTGCTTGCTGGGCATGAAGATGTCAGTATCGGGAACTTAAAAATGGGAGAGGGCCAAGGACCAATCTCTGAGGAACACCATAGTTAAGCTAAGATTTAAACCAAGAGAGCATCAGGCCACAAATACCAATTAGATCTTCCAGGCGCTTTAACAATATGTGTGGTCAGaggactagaaaagcgctatagaaatacagtccatttaccatttaataCGAGCCCCTCCTGATCCTCATGATCAACCTTTGCACAAAATCTTCTGCAAGTCTGTGAATCCATTTTGAAGTTATGGATGTTTTTGAGATAGGCCATTCTCACTGCCATGCCCCCTTTTAGCCAGCTAGtatgaatacaaacacacaccttcacacacacacacacacacacacacacacacttgacctccaGTGGGTGAAAACTTTGGCCTCCAAAGGTTGGGGAATTTTTTGTGGACCGACTGACAGAGCGACTGATAGAGTGACTGACAGAGCAAGTTACTGAGTTGCTGGTCTCAgctaaaaaaagagaagagggcACAGCACAATGATCTGtgcatatttttaatttaaaactgcTGACCCTAAACTGACAATCTGCAAAAGGCCCTGCACAAATgatgttgagaaaaaaaaatatacaggtGCGTGAAAACCTCAGTTAATGTAGATTGCATATGAAGTCACATTAAAGTAGCATTAACCTAGTTTAACAATCGTGCTGTTTAAttagttttaacatttttctaCTCCAGACAATGGCACAACAAACTggtatcaaaacaaaaaaaaaaattaaccaaaatTAACTATAAGAATATGTGAGCCACTTGCTCAGCCtcacctactttttttttttttttaggttataCATAATATTTAAGTTAATTAATAAGTTTCCTAACTGAAAATGGAGTTGATGAAGCCAGGGTCAGATTAACATTGTTTAAAAACATTCTAAATAtgcttttctttaatttttggGAGATTCCTTTTCATTGATTCTGTCAGTATTTTGTTAACCTGTTGTGATATTGGCTATGTCATCTTTCACATTTGGCTTTTCCACTGTGTTCCAGTATCAAGACTGTGGACAAACGATGTGTGGGAGTCCCACACATCGTTCTTTTACCAATGTTAATGTGCATTGGTTTACGTTGTATTGAGAAGAATATCGTTTAATAAGACAGAGTTGTGTTGGATATTTACCCCAAATAAGTCAAGTTTAAGTGTCTCTGGTggcttcaccttttttttttttttttttttttagcataattGATTTAACTATGTGCACATTTGGATAAAACCAAGAACATATTAATATGTGTGCATTCACACAGTTTGTACTGAATATCATCTTCTCACTTTACATGTTGCACACACATGATAGTATTTTGTGCCcatgcatattttttcattctAGAAAGACTACAGTACAGCCAAGtgccatttgttttttaaataccaACTTGAACATAATGAAGTtgcatgtgtgcaaacacaTGTGCATATACAAATATATGCGAAGgtatataaatatgaatattcaTATGGATTTACATACATGCATTAActcatttcttttttggtgTCGATTTTGTATCAGCTTTGGATCCTGAGAGGCCATTTTCTGTGTTGTCGATCCCTGACGAAGTTACAAGGCACTCCTTACTGCAAGGCAGATTGGGGGGAAAGAGACAAGGTTAGGACTGAACACACAACAGCTTAAAGGGACATTGCTGGGcttcatttaaaggaatactccaacgttttgggcaaagtagcctttttccagctctcccagactgagacaataTGTTGGattaccattttcacctctgtatgtccggTGGGTCatttcctatgggtagcatttcatattagctcagcaaaaaaagaaaaaggttatttaacccaaaatgttggagtatacCTTTAAAATATGCTATGGTATGTATGGTGAGTTTCATTTTATAATGAGATAcctacatttaaaaacactgatgttgCTAACAAAATGATGGCTAATACTACAATATAGTCGATTCTGGGTATCAGTAAAGTAAGTGTGTCATCTTAAAACCTTTACATACaaagcaattatttttttcattttgaaatgctgctgatgattttttatctgtttgattttgattagtgtagtgttttggaatgaaacccatCTTATCTGACCTGTCTGAAAATGtcgagaaagaagaagaaaatccgCACACGGATTGTGcggattttcttcttctttctcgtTGTGACCCTGTGATCATCCGGCACCTGGCCTAAAACAGGATTGGATGTGCACGCAACcactctgtctatctgtctgaaAATGTCACCTGCAGTGTGAACTCTTGTCTCGATCGAAACAGTATATTTATGAAACTTTTgtggtgattttaaaaaatggacacTGATTTATATTCAGGTGGTTGTCCTGACTCACTTGTTCTCTTCAAGCTTGGCAAGAACGAAGAGAGTGAAGTTCTTGAGCAGCATGAAACCCATTAACAGCGCGATGGCTCCACCCACTGCAGAGGCTATCATGATGGTCAGGGTGTTGTCCACCACCCGCACTGCAGACATGAACATCAGAGCAGAGGAATGACATACAGAGGGTAAAGGTGgagcaaaaacaacacacaaacagtttaaTGACACAGACAAAGTCAACAAAGTTTATTTTGAGGATTAGGCATTATGATGTTAGGTAAAAAGGTTAGTCCTGGCAGTTTTATGTATCTATCATAGTGCTGACTGCAATGCATAtgagaagagagcagcagcgtTGCCCTGGCTGAAGCCTCGTAAGCCTGAATAACCCCCCAGTCCCTGAGAtgccaaaaaatacaacataccCAGGGGATTGTGACCTCAATTCTTACATCTTCTCTGGTAGTTTTAATTCCAGTTCTAAAGACAAATGTAGCACTAATGTGCGTCTAAGCTGTGATAGTACACTTGGGGTTTTCTAATCAttattaaaagtttaaaaaaaaatttcttgTCAGCTTAGAAGTCAAAGCTAACTCAGCCCAAGTGACTCCCATTCAAGTGCAAAAAAATAGGAAGAACCACAACATGAAACACATCCGTGACTCTGTCTTATGAATACTTGGACTGTTTGTACCTTTACTAAACTTACTGTGAAATCCATCAAAATCTGGACATTGGAAAGGAACTCAACCAAGGTGCAGTcaaattcaattttaatttagtttaattcAATCTCAAGTTTTACATGGCAGTTTTTCCACATTCCACATGAATGGGAGTGAGTAAGCCTCAACCTCTAGGCTACTAAAGTATATTCTGTACACACTCATGAAGCTGATATTTTCCGCACAGATATGGTATCAACGGCTGTCAAAATAGGACCAATACCATCCTTTAATTGAATTTGCTTAATGGGTAAATATTCTGTTTAACTTGTGGGAGATGAAACCATTATTTAACCATAAAAAGCCAAGAATATGAGATATATAGATTTGTCATCTTTATTGGTTCGATCCTGCAGTAGcagaatgtttgtgtgtgtgtgtgtgtgtgtgtgtgtgtgtgtgtgtgtgtgtgtgaaggggtggGTGGGCGGTGGGaggtttgctgtttttcactaCTTTTGGGGACACACACCACGCTTAAGACCAGTTAATTAGGGAAGGCCATTTTTGAGGTTAGGGTCAGGCTAAGTGTCAAGcaaatgaatgtaagtctatGTAATGTCACCCAAAGTGACCTAAGTaaacgtgtgtttgtgtgtgtgtgtgtgtgtgtgtgtgtgtgtgtgagagagagagagagagagagagagagagagagagagagataatgcaATTACAATGggacttcttttttttggcCTACACTGGATGAAGCTGGTGCCTTGCTGTTGCACCAGCATCGCCACACATTACCAGTGAAGACGGGTACCACTCACACTCGTCCACTACATAGAGGGTGAAGATGGCACTGTGGTTCTTGCCCTTCTCTTTGGGGTTGCGTCCGAAGCAGGTGTACTGGCCCTGGTCCTCGAAGGTGATGTTCCACAGCAGGATGGAGATGTTGTGCTCATGATTCTTGCCCACAAACTCCACCCGGTCTCGGTATATACTCACATCAGGCACCACCTCCTCCGATGCAatcacagactcacacaccTGAGTGGACCAGAAAGCTGTCAATCATCCACAATAACTACTAACAAATTACAGTTCACCCTAGAACAACATTTGACCGCCATGCCTAGGACTATCCACATTATAGGTGATGATTGTTTTGAATAGGCTAACTGCAAGAGGACTACTGTGTTCTCATACAACAACAGAAAACGGACAGAGGAAGAAATCAAGCAATGCAGAGAATCaaagtgttgaaaaaaaatggTGAGGATTTAACTCAGCAAATGGAATCAGAGGATAAAGAGAGAATTTAGCTCTGGTTTTCCCAGACTCCAAACACCATCAAGTGATGCCTAAATATGTTGAGCGCCCAGCTATGCCCACCAAGATGGATTAATGTTATTTGTGCTGCCATGATGGGTATTGTGGGCAGTTCTGGCTTGATGGAACTGGCTAACAAAATAGCAGAGGGAGACATGCTTAAATGTGAAAGTTATTTTGATGTCCAGCAGCATTGGAGATGACATTCAGGTCTCTAAAGGGTAAACTGAAGAACCTCCTGACACAAAAGTAAGTCAAATGATAATGTGTGTCTTAGGAATCACTAACCTATCTATTGTTTTTGGTGGAAGACATGGGATGTGCACTGTGCCTATACTGCCTTCGAGACTTAAGTGCATTGCCTAGCAAGCATTTGTTAAATTTACTGTCTtcacattttatattatattatattttatgctTGAGAGGGATGAAAATGAGGAAGCAGGCATTCCAGATTTAGCAAGAATTTCAACATCGTCTGTAATCAGGGAATTCAGTCTCTCCCCCTCAAACTCTTAGATGTTGAATCTTTCCACTTCTTTTGAATT belongs to Myripristis murdjan chromosome 14, fMyrMur1.1, whole genome shotgun sequence and includes:
- the scn4bb gene encoding sodium channel, voltage-gated, type IV, beta b; the protein is MEVQWNGVQALRLHPPHTATSLIFCLLLGVWSAQALEMSVGKIPFLEAVNGSTVMLPCIYSSCIGIKNLYFNWQFNDNGTMQRVCESVIASEEVVPDVSIYRDRVEFVGKNHEHNISILLWNITFEDQGQYTCFGRNPKEKGKNHSAIFTLYVVDELRVVDNTLTIMIASAVGGAIALLMGFMLLKNFTLFVLAKLEENNKECLVTSSGIDNTENGLSGSKADTKSTPKKK